The Streptomyces seoulensis genome contains a region encoding:
- a CDS encoding carbohydrate ABC transporter permease — translation MRELPAKDTVRGRRSLGARLVEGLGGGLVRFVLVVVALFWLVPTVGLLISSLRSPEDMSASGWWTVFTEPSKLTFESYGKLLENGDITHSLVNTVLITVPATVGVVVIGSLAAYAFAWMEFPGRDWWFLGVVALLVVPVQVALIPIAELFGKVGLFGSILGVVLFHIGFGLPFAVFLLRNFFAEIPRELLEAARLDGAGELRLFARVVMPLAAPAIASLGIFQFLWVWNDMLVALVFTKSGSQPITVALQTQVRQFGNNIDVLAPGAFLSMVIPLAVFFAFQRQFVSGVMAGAVK, via the coding sequence ATGCGCGAGCTGCCCGCCAAGGACACCGTGCGGGGCCGGCGCTCACTGGGCGCCCGGCTGGTGGAGGGGCTGGGCGGCGGACTGGTCCGGTTCGTCCTGGTCGTGGTGGCCCTGTTCTGGCTGGTGCCGACGGTCGGGCTGCTGATCTCCTCGCTGCGCTCGCCGGAGGACATGAGCGCGAGCGGCTGGTGGACGGTGTTCACCGAGCCGTCCAAACTCACCTTCGAGAGCTACGGCAAGCTGCTGGAGAACGGCGACATCACCCACTCGCTGGTCAACACCGTGCTGATCACGGTCCCGGCGACGGTGGGCGTGGTGGTGATCGGCTCCCTGGCGGCCTACGCGTTCGCGTGGATGGAGTTCCCCGGCCGCGACTGGTGGTTCCTCGGCGTGGTCGCGCTGCTGGTGGTGCCGGTGCAGGTGGCGCTCATCCCGATCGCCGAACTGTTCGGCAAGGTCGGGCTGTTCGGCTCGATCCTGGGCGTGGTGCTGTTCCACATCGGGTTCGGGCTGCCCTTCGCGGTGTTCCTGCTGCGGAACTTCTTCGCGGAGATCCCGCGCGAGCTGCTGGAGGCGGCCCGGCTGGACGGCGCGGGCGAACTCCGGCTGTTCGCACGGGTGGTGATGCCGCTCGCCGCGCCCGCCATCGCCAGCCTCGGCATCTTCCAGTTCCTCTGGGTGTGGAACGACATGCTGGTGGCGCTGGTCTTCACCAAGTCCGGCTCCCAGCCCATCACGGTGGCACTCCAGACCCAGGTACGGCAGTTCGGCAACAACATCGACGTGCTCGCGCCCGGCGCCT
- a CDS encoding carbohydrate ABC transporter permease, translating into MASATAAGSPPGPAAPKSRRSVTGTRRAVAALFLLPALVLLGALVLYPIGYSVVRSLYDSSGDQFAGFDNYKALFTDDGIRTALKNNVIWVVFAPTVSTALGLVFAVLTERVRWGTAFKLVVFMPMAISMLAAGIIFRLVYDQDPDKGVANAVWVGVHDSFAQSSAFPKAHPGRESPLVGQDGAFVTKEPVRAGSPVALPMVGVAPDKLPGDVKRAAAARPEPGKVTGTVWQDFTRGKGVGRLGAPDPAEVGYAGMRVEAVKDGKVVASAEAAGDGTFTLPASADGARLRLPADNFKEPYNGVDWLGPALVTPAIIGSYVWMWAGFAMVLIAAGLAGVPRELLEQARVDGASEWQVFRKVTVPLLAPVLAVVAVTLMINVLKVFDLVYIIAPGSSQDDANVLALELYRKGFSEGRPGVASAIAVFLLLLVIPVMLFNIRRLRREGRR; encoded by the coding sequence ATGGCATCGGCCACGGCGGCCGGGTCCCCTCCGGGCCCGGCCGCGCCGAAGAGCCGCAGGAGCGTGACCGGGACCCGCAGGGCGGTGGCGGCGCTGTTCCTGCTGCCCGCCCTGGTGCTGCTCGGCGCGCTCGTGCTCTACCCGATCGGGTACTCGGTCGTCCGCAGTCTCTACGACTCCTCGGGTGACCAGTTCGCCGGATTCGACAACTACAAGGCGCTGTTCACGGACGACGGCATCCGTACGGCGCTGAAGAACAACGTGATCTGGGTGGTGTTCGCGCCCACCGTCTCCACCGCGCTCGGCCTGGTCTTCGCCGTGCTGACCGAACGGGTGCGCTGGGGAACCGCGTTCAAGCTGGTCGTCTTCATGCCGATGGCGATCTCGATGCTGGCGGCCGGGATCATCTTCCGGCTGGTGTACGACCAGGACCCGGACAAGGGGGTCGCCAACGCGGTGTGGGTCGGGGTGCACGACAGCTTCGCCCAGTCGTCGGCGTTCCCCAAGGCGCACCCCGGCCGCGAGTCGCCGCTGGTCGGACAGGACGGCGCCTTCGTCACCAAGGAGCCGGTGCGGGCGGGCAGTCCGGTCGCGCTGCCGATGGTCGGCGTGGCCCCCGACAAGCTGCCCGGCGACGTGAAGCGGGCGGCCGCCGCCCGGCCGGAGCCGGGGAAGGTCACCGGCACCGTCTGGCAGGACTTCACCCGCGGCAAGGGCGTCGGCCGGCTCGGCGCCCCGGACCCGGCCGAGGTCGGGTACGCCGGGATGCGGGTCGAGGCCGTGAAGGACGGCAAGGTGGTGGCCTCCGCCGAGGCGGCCGGTGACGGCACCTTCACCCTGCCCGCCTCGGCGGACGGGGCTCGGCTCCGGCTCCCCGCCGACAACTTCAAGGAGCCCTACAACGGCGTGGACTGGCTCGGCCCGGCCCTGGTCACCCCGGCGATCATCGGCTCCTACGTCTGGATGTGGGCGGGCTTCGCCATGGTGCTGATCGCGGCGGGGCTCGCCGGGGTGCCGAGGGAACTGCTGGAGCAGGCACGGGTGGACGGTGCCAGTGAGTGGCAGGTGTTCCGCAAGGTCACCGTGCCGCTGCTGGCGCCGGTGCTCGCGGTCGTCGCCGTCACCCTGATGATCAACGTGCTGAAGGTGTTCGACCTCGTCTACATCATCGCGCCGGGCTCGTCCCAGGACGACGCGAACGTGCTGGCGCTGGAGCTGTACCGCAAGGGCTTCTCCGAGGGGCGGCCCGGGGTGGCCAGCGCCATCGCGGTGTTCCTGCTGCTGCTGGTGATCCCGGTGATGCTGTTCAACATCCGCAGGCTGCGGCGGGAGGGCCGGCGATGA
- a CDS encoding ABC transporter substrate-binding protein has translation MRKPSDTIRGHRAGTALAALLAGALALTACSGGDGGKKDGEEGGGATGSTVNLPKLDGARLEVAAVWTGTEQENFKKVLAEFEKRTGAEVTFVPAQDPIINFLGSKIAGGQPPDVAMLPQPGAIKQAVEKKWAKPLGPEAVKELKKNYSQGWQDIGAVDGKPYGVYYKAANKSLIWYNSAVFENAGAKAPGTWPELLTTAQAVYDSGVTPFSVGGADGWTLTDWFENVYLSQAGPEKYDQLAKHEIKWTDPSVKQALTTLAQVWGKKDYVAGGADGALQTEFPASVTQTFTGGDQPKAGMVFEGDFAQVNIGETKAKVGTDAKVFPFPAVGSTAPVVSGGDAAVILKDSKAAQALATFLASPDAATVQAKLGGYLSPNKNVAESAYPNETQRTIAKALIKSGDDFRFDMSDQAPQAFGGTPGKGEWKDLQDFLKNPKDVAGTQARLEKDAAAAYGNKG, from the coding sequence ATGCGCAAGCCGAGCGACACCATTCGAGGGCATCGGGCCGGCACCGCCCTCGCCGCACTGCTGGCGGGGGCTCTGGCGCTCACCGCCTGCTCCGGCGGCGACGGCGGGAAGAAGGACGGCGAGGAAGGCGGCGGGGCCACCGGCTCGACCGTGAACCTGCCGAAGCTGGACGGCGCCCGACTCGAGGTCGCCGCTGTCTGGACCGGGACCGAGCAGGAGAACTTCAAGAAGGTCCTCGCGGAGTTCGAGAAGCGCACGGGCGCCGAGGTGACGTTCGTACCCGCCCAGGACCCGATCATCAACTTCCTCGGTTCCAAGATCGCGGGCGGGCAGCCGCCGGACGTGGCGATGCTGCCGCAGCCGGGCGCGATCAAGCAGGCGGTCGAGAAGAAGTGGGCCAAGCCGCTCGGCCCGGAGGCCGTGAAGGAACTGAAGAAGAACTACTCGCAGGGCTGGCAGGACATCGGCGCGGTCGACGGCAAGCCGTACGGCGTCTACTACAAGGCCGCCAACAAGTCCCTGATCTGGTACAACTCGGCGGTCTTCGAGAACGCGGGCGCCAAGGCGCCGGGGACCTGGCCCGAGCTGCTGACCACCGCGCAGGCGGTGTACGACTCCGGTGTCACCCCCTTCTCGGTGGGCGGCGCGGACGGCTGGACGCTGACGGACTGGTTCGAGAACGTCTACCTCTCCCAGGCCGGTCCGGAGAAGTACGACCAGCTCGCCAAGCACGAGATCAAGTGGACCGACCCCTCGGTGAAGCAGGCGCTCACCACGCTCGCCCAGGTCTGGGGCAAGAAGGACTACGTGGCGGGCGGCGCGGACGGCGCGCTCCAGACCGAGTTCCCGGCCTCGGTGACCCAGACCTTCACCGGCGGCGACCAGCCGAAGGCGGGCATGGTCTTCGAGGGCGACTTCGCGCAGGTCAACATCGGTGAGACCAAGGCGAAGGTGGGCACGGACGCCAAGGTGTTCCCGTTCCCGGCGGTCGGCTCGACCGCGCCGGTGGTCTCCGGCGGTGACGCCGCGGTGATCCTCAAGGACTCCAAGGCGGCCCAGGCGCTGGCGACCTTCCTCGCTTCCCCGGACGCGGCGACCGTGCAGGCCAAGCTCGGCGGCTATCTCTCGCCCAACAAGAACGTGGCGGAGTCGGCGTACCCGAACGAGACCCAGCGCACCATCGCCAAGGCGCTGATCAAGTCCGGCGACGACTTCCGCTTCGACATGTCCGACCAGGCGCCGCAGGCGTTCGGCGGCACGCCGGGCAAGGGCGAGTGGAAGGACCTCCAGGACTTCCTGAAGAACCCGAAGGACGTCGCGGGCACCCAGGCCAGGCTGGAGAAGGACGCGGCGGCCGCGTACGGGAACAAGGGCTGA